From Toxorhynchites rutilus septentrionalis strain SRP chromosome 2, ASM2978413v1, whole genome shotgun sequence, a single genomic window includes:
- the LOC129768434 gene encoding uncharacterized protein LOC129768434: MILLTVTLGLLITGGYASLLCPTDFDPSVTVHIPHPTSCSKFLTCVGSQPVEQDCPAGLEWNESATLCDYRRAAKCTRPPNSKQHFNASLLSRSQCMSESNSCPVATSPDDQVVFMKHHNCRKFYACVATHPVELSCPHNLYWNSQECVCDYNVEPDCDKDGFRPEPEVEVAPAESGNHPESDNEEQHLNESDISEHVVRVRREVEASSTEKVESSANSSNSSDSSSSGHSATSGHSESSGGSDTSGSSGSSGNSAHPNSTNSESAANSANSAHSESAANSTNSGGSGNSESSHGSGSSGSSSTPGQSGTSENSGSSGNSGQSGSSANSEHGKPKPIESGGSIQTISSVVVLVVTITMSVL; the protein is encoded by the exons ATGATTC TTTTGACCGTAACACTCGGCCTCCTCATAACGGGAGGATATGCCTCGCTGCTGTGTCCCACCGATTTCGACCCGTCAGTGACCGTACACATTCCGCATCCTACCAGTTGTTCAAAGTTCTTAACCTGCGTGGGTTCACAACCGGTCGAGCAGGATTGCCCCGCGGGATTAGAGTGGAACGAGTCGGCAACGTTGTGCGATTATCGGCGTGCAGCAAAATGTACCCGCCCTCCAAATTCAAAGCAACATTTCAACGCCAGCCTGCTTTCCAGGAGCCAGTGTATGTCGGAATCGAATAGCTGTCCGGTGGCAACGAGTCCCGACGATCAGGTTGTATTTATGAAGCATCACAACTGCAGAAAATTCTATGCTTGCGTTGCGACGCATCCTGTAGAGCTGTCCTGTCCACACAATCTTTACTGGAACTCTCAGGAGTGTGTCTGTGATTACAATGTGGAGCCAGATTGTGATAAAGATGGATTTAGACCGGAGCCGGAGGTTGAAGTAGCACCGGCTGAAAGCGGAAATCATCCGGAATCGGACAATGAGGAGCAACATCTAAACGAGTCGGATATTAGTGAACATGTAGTGAGAGTGCGTCGCGAGGTCGAAGCGAGTTCTACTGAGAAAGTAGAAAGCTCCGCAAACTCGAGTAACTCTAGTGATTCTAGTAGCTCCGGTCACTCTGCAACCTCTGGACATTCCGAAAGCTCGGGAGGTTCCGACACTTCGGGCAGCTCAGGAAGCTCTGGAAATTCTGCACATCCAAATTCTACAAACTCTGAAAGTGCTGCGAACTCTGCAAATTCTGCACACTCAGAAAGCGCTGCGAATTCTACAAACTCCGGAGGTAGTGGAAACTCAGAAAGTTCTCATGGATCTGGCAGTTCCGGAAGTTCAAGTACTCCTGGACAATCTGGCACCTCGGAGAACTCTGGAAGTTCTGGAAATTCAGGACAATCTGGCAGCTCTGCAAATTCGGAACACGGCAAACCAAAACCAATTGAATCTGGGGGATCTATCCAAACCATTTCGTCTGTGGTTGTCCTCGTAGTAACGATAACTATGAGCGTTTTGTAA